Proteins encoded by one window of Bradyrhizobium sp. B097:
- a CDS encoding GntR family transcriptional regulator: MADTDIAIVRIAPETSFKNKAYEALKEAILKMDIYATPEPVMLDERALSERLGVSRTPIREAIAMLEQDGFVKTVPRRGIVVVRRTKAEIVDMIRAWAALESMAARLITTTARKKDITALRDFFKDFSDDRLPQDHVEEYSKANIAFHQALISLSESPVLVDLTNDLLLHVRGYRQLTIGRKDRTATSLPEHLGIIEALEARDTELAEKRARDHTLGLAAYVEAHGQELFT; encoded by the coding sequence ATGGCTGACACAGATATCGCCATCGTCCGGATCGCGCCGGAGACGAGCTTCAAGAACAAGGCCTATGAGGCCTTGAAAGAAGCGATCCTGAAGATGGACATCTACGCGACGCCGGAGCCGGTGATGCTCGACGAGCGCGCATTGTCCGAGCGCCTCGGCGTCAGCCGCACGCCGATCCGCGAAGCGATCGCGATGCTCGAGCAGGACGGATTCGTGAAGACCGTGCCGCGCCGCGGCATCGTCGTGGTCCGCCGCACCAAGGCGGAGATCGTCGACATGATCCGCGCCTGGGCGGCGCTGGAAAGCATGGCGGCGCGCCTGATCACGACAACAGCGCGCAAGAAGGACATCACGGCGCTGCGCGACTTCTTCAAGGACTTCAGCGACGATCGCCTGCCGCAGGATCACGTCGAGGAATATTCCAAGGCCAACATCGCCTTCCACCAGGCGCTGATCTCGCTGTCGGAATCGCCTGTGCTGGTCGACCTCACCAATGACCTGCTGCTGCATGTGCGCGGCTATCGCCAGCTCACCATCGGCCGCAAGGATCGCACCGCGACCTCGCTGCCCGAGCATCTCGGGATCATCGAGGCACTGGAAGCGCGCGACACCGAGCTGGCCGAAAAGCGCGCCCGCGACCACACGCTCGGCCTTGCCGCCTATGTCGAGGCGCACGGCCAAGAATTATTCACGTAG
- the oxc gene encoding oxalyl-CoA decarboxylase, which yields MLNTATKSEAPGTEQELTDGFHLVIDALKLNGIDTVYGVPGIPITDLGRMAQAAGIRVLSFRHEQNAGYAASIAGFLTKRPGVCLTVSAPGFLNGLTALAHATTNCFPMILISGSSEREIVDLQQGDYEEMDQLAIAKPLCKAAFRVLHAQDIGIGLARAIRAAVSGRPGGVYLDLPAKLFGQVMDAAAGEKSLVKVIDAAPAQIPAPSAVKRALDVLKNAKRPLIILGKGAAYAQADEAIRNFVEKSGVPFLPMSMAKGLLPDLHPQCAGAARSTVLKDADVVMLIGARLNWLLSHGKGKTWGEAPKKFIQVDIEPKEMDSNVEIVAPVVGDIGSCVSAFLDAMGANWSAAPSDWLATVAKKRDDNVAKMAPKLMSNASPMDYHGALGALRTIIAERPDTIFVNEGANTLDLARGVVDMHKPRKRLDVGTWGVMGIGMGYSIAAAVETGLPVLAVEGDSAFGFSGMEVETICRYKLPICVVIFNNDGIYRGTDVNSAGEDPATTVFVKGSRYDKMMEAFGGVGVNATSPDELKRAVNAALDSGKPTLINAVIDPAAGSESGRIGNLNPQSVLKKK from the coding sequence ATGCTGAATACCGCTACGAAGTCCGAGGCACCGGGCACCGAGCAGGAACTAACCGATGGCTTCCACCTCGTCATCGATGCGCTCAAGCTCAACGGCATCGACACCGTCTATGGCGTGCCGGGGATCCCGATCACGGACCTGGGCCGCATGGCCCAGGCGGCGGGCATTCGCGTGCTCTCGTTCCGCCACGAGCAGAATGCCGGCTATGCGGCCTCGATCGCCGGCTTTCTGACCAAGCGCCCCGGCGTCTGCCTCACGGTGTCGGCGCCCGGCTTCCTCAACGGCCTCACGGCGCTTGCCCACGCCACCACCAACTGCTTCCCGATGATCCTGATCTCGGGCTCGTCCGAGCGCGAGATCGTCGACCTGCAGCAGGGCGACTATGAGGAGATGGACCAGCTCGCGATCGCCAAGCCGCTCTGCAAGGCGGCGTTCCGCGTGCTGCACGCCCAGGACATCGGCATCGGCCTTGCGCGCGCGATCCGCGCCGCGGTGTCGGGCCGTCCAGGCGGCGTCTATCTCGATTTGCCCGCAAAGCTGTTCGGCCAGGTCATGGACGCGGCGGCCGGCGAGAAGTCGCTGGTCAAGGTGATCGATGCTGCGCCGGCGCAGATCCCTGCCCCGTCGGCCGTCAAGCGCGCGCTCGACGTGCTGAAGAACGCAAAACGTCCGCTGATCATCCTTGGCAAGGGCGCGGCCTATGCGCAGGCCGACGAGGCGATCAGGAATTTTGTCGAGAAGAGCGGCGTGCCTTTCCTGCCGATGAGCATGGCCAAGGGCCTCTTGCCCGATCTGCATCCGCAATGCGCGGGTGCGGCGCGCTCGACCGTGCTGAAGGATGCCGACGTCGTCATGCTGATCGGCGCCCGCCTCAACTGGCTGCTGTCGCACGGCAAGGGCAAGACCTGGGGTGAGGCTCCGAAGAAGTTCATCCAGGTCGACATCGAGCCGAAGGAAATGGATTCCAACGTCGAGATCGTCGCCCCCGTGGTCGGCGACATCGGCTCCTGCGTGTCCGCGTTCCTCGACGCCATGGGCGCCAACTGGTCGGCCGCGCCGAGCGACTGGCTTGCCACCGTGGCGAAGAAGCGCGACGACAACGTCGCCAAGATGGCGCCGAAGCTGATGAGCAACGCCTCGCCGATGGATTATCACGGCGCGCTCGGCGCGCTGCGCACGATCATCGCGGAACGTCCGGACACCATCTTCGTCAACGAAGGCGCCAACACGCTCGACCTCGCCCGCGGCGTCGTCGACATGCACAAGCCGCGCAAGCGGCTCGACGTCGGCACCTGGGGCGTGATGGGCATCGGCATGGGCTATTCGATCGCGGCCGCGGTCGAGACCGGCCTGCCCGTGCTCGCGGTCGAAGGCGACAGCGCGTTCGGCTTCTCCGGCATGGAGGTCGAGACCATCTGCCGCTACAAGCTGCCGATCTGCGTCGTGATCTTCAACAATGACGGCATCTATCGCGGCACCGACGTCAACAGCGCGGGCGAGGATCCGGCGACCACCGTGTTCGTCAAGGGCTCGCGCTACGACAAGATGATGGAAGCCTTCGGCGGCGTCGGCGTCAACGCCACCTCGCCCGACGAGCTGAAGCGCGCGGTCAATGCGGCGCTGGATTCCGGCAAGCCGACCTTGATCAACGCGGTGATCGACCCTGCGGCGGGCTCGGAGAGCGGCCGCATCGGCAACCTCAATCCTCAGAGCGTTCTGAAGAAAAAGTAA
- the frc gene encoding formyl-CoA transferase — MTKALKGVRILDFTHVQSGPTCTQLLAWFGADVIKVERPGVGDITRGQLQDIPNVDSLYFTMLNHNKRSITLDTKNPKGKEVLTALIKQCDVLVENFGPGVLDRMGFPWEKIHSINPKMIVASIKGFGPGPYEDCKVYENVAQCTGGAASTTGFRDGLPLVTGAQIGDSGTGLHLALGIVTALYQRTHSGKGQRVTAAMQDGVLNLARVKLRDQQRLAHGPLKEYSQFGEGIPFGDAVPRAGNDSGGGQPGRIVKCKGWETDPNAYLYFITQAPVWEKICDVIGEPGWKTHPDYAKPPARLSRLNEIFARIEQWTMTKTKFEAMEILNKDDIPCGPILSMKEIIEDQSLRATGTVVEVDHPTRGKYISVGNPIKLSDSPSEVARSPLLGEHTDEILREVLGFSDHQVADIHDSGALDPPRKQAAE; from the coding sequence ATGACCAAGGCGCTCAAGGGCGTTCGCATTCTCGATTTCACCCACGTCCAGTCGGGTCCGACCTGCACGCAATTGCTGGCCTGGTTCGGCGCCGACGTGATCAAGGTCGAGCGTCCCGGCGTCGGCGACATTACGCGCGGCCAGCTGCAGGACATCCCGAACGTGGACAGCCTGTATTTCACCATGCTGAACCACAACAAGCGCTCGATCACGCTCGACACCAAGAACCCGAAGGGCAAGGAAGTGCTGACCGCGCTGATCAAGCAGTGCGACGTGCTGGTCGAGAATTTCGGTCCCGGCGTGCTCGATCGCATGGGCTTCCCCTGGGAGAAGATACACAGCATCAACCCGAAGATGATCGTCGCCTCGATCAAGGGTTTCGGCCCCGGCCCGTATGAGGATTGCAAGGTCTACGAGAACGTCGCGCAGTGCACCGGCGGCGCAGCCTCGACCACCGGCTTTCGCGACGGCCTGCCGCTGGTCACCGGCGCCCAGATCGGCGACAGCGGCACCGGGTTGCACCTCGCGCTCGGCATCGTCACCGCGCTCTACCAGCGCACCCATTCCGGCAAGGGCCAGCGCGTCACCGCGGCGATGCAGGACGGCGTGCTCAACCTTGCGCGCGTCAAGCTGCGCGACCAGCAGCGCCTCGCCCACGGCCCGCTGAAGGAATACAGCCAGTTCGGCGAAGGCATTCCGTTCGGCGATGCCGTGCCGCGTGCCGGCAACGATTCCGGCGGCGGCCAGCCCGGCCGCATCGTCAAGTGCAAGGGCTGGGAGACCGATCCCAACGCTTACCTCTACTTCATCACCCAGGCGCCGGTCTGGGAGAAGATCTGCGACGTGATCGGCGAACCCGGCTGGAAGACCCATCCCGACTACGCCAAGCCGCCGGCCCGGCTGTCGCGGCTGAACGAAATCTTCGCCCGCATCGAGCAGTGGACGATGACCAAGACCAAGTTCGAGGCGATGGAGATCCTCAACAAGGACGACATCCCCTGCGGCCCGATCCTTTCGATGAAGGAGATCATCGAGGACCAGTCGCTGCGCGCGACCGGCACCGTGGTCGAGGTCGATCATCCGACCCGCGGCAAGTACATCTCGGTCGGCAACCCGATCAAGCTGTCGGATTCGCCGAGCGAAGTCGCCCGCTCGCCGCTGCTGGGCGAACACACCGACGAGATCCTGCGCGAGGTGCTCGGCTTCAGCGATCACCAGGTCGCCGATATCCACGACTCCGGCGCCCTCGATCCGCCGCGCAAGCAGGCGGCCGAGTAG
- a CDS encoding LysR family transcriptional regulator, whose amino-acid sequence MQMSDRIGSRLKLQDLHVLTTVVQAGSMGKAALILNTTQPNVSRAIGDLEQTLGVRLLNRHQRGVEPTECGRALLDCAAIVFDDLRQGVKHIEFLVEPTAGEVRIGSTAFLAASFVSALIDRLSRRYPRIAFHLVTGYIEPLHRQLSERKVDLLIVRSIGPNTDKRLDFEFLFEDRYVVAAGAGNPWARRRKIEISDLAAERWVLPPPESVIGSVIMEAFRASGLDYPRATVVTDSPHMRVSLLETGRFITVFPASALRFLATGSALKALPVELPMARRPNGIVTLKDRALSPVSQLFIDSARELAKPLAKRK is encoded by the coding sequence ATGCAGATGAGCGATCGAATCGGAAGCCGGCTGAAGCTGCAGGACCTGCACGTGCTTACGACGGTGGTGCAGGCCGGCAGCATGGGCAAGGCGGCGTTGATCTTGAATACCACTCAGCCAAATGTCTCGAGAGCAATCGGCGATCTTGAGCAGACGCTCGGCGTCCGCCTGCTCAACCGCCACCAGCGAGGAGTTGAGCCGACCGAATGCGGCCGCGCCTTGCTCGATTGCGCAGCGATCGTCTTCGACGATCTACGTCAGGGCGTGAAGCACATCGAATTCCTGGTCGAGCCGACGGCTGGGGAAGTGCGGATTGGCAGCACCGCATTCTTGGCGGCAAGCTTTGTTTCCGCGCTCATCGATCGGCTCTCGCGGCGCTATCCGCGGATCGCATTTCATCTGGTGACCGGTTACATCGAGCCGCTGCACCGACAACTGAGCGAACGCAAGGTTGATCTACTGATCGTGCGAAGCATCGGCCCGAATACCGACAAGCGGTTGGATTTCGAGTTTCTTTTTGAGGATCGCTATGTCGTAGCAGCGGGTGCAGGTAATCCATGGGCTCGACGGCGCAAGATCGAGATCTCCGATCTGGCGGCGGAGCGGTGGGTATTGCCGCCGCCCGAAAGCGTGATCGGATCAGTCATCATGGAAGCCTTTCGCGCCAGCGGGCTTGATTATCCTCGCGCGACGGTGGTCACGGATTCACCTCATATGCGGGTCAGCCTTCTGGAAACCGGGCGCTTTATCACGGTCTTCCCCGCTTCGGCATTGAGATTTCTTGCCACGGGCTCGGCGCTCAAGGCCTTGCCTGTTGAATTGCCAATGGCCCGTCGACCAAACGGCATCGTGACCCTCAAAGACCGCGCACTCAGCCCGGTTTCGCAGCTGTTCATCGACAGCGCCCGTGAGCTCGCAAAACCATTGGCGAAACGAAAATGA
- a CDS encoding tripartite tricarboxylate transporter substrate binding protein yields the protein MTHSRRQLLHLAASAAALAALPGLSWAHAYPSRPVRIIVGFAAGGPNDILARLIGNWLSERLEQPFVVENRPGAGSNIATEAVVRAPPDGHTLLLVGTPNAINATLYDNLNFNFIRDIAPIAGLVRGALVMVVHPSVPAKTLPEFIAYAKAHPGKLSYGSGGVGGITHITAEQFKQEAGGLDIVHVPYRGVAPALTDLLGGQVQILFTNLALLIGYIETGKLRALAMTTATRSEALPEIPAIGEFVPGYEASSVFGLGAPRNTPTEIIDKLSNEINAALADPGFKARLAHLDGTALGGSPADFGKLIAEETEKWRKVIRLANIKPE from the coding sequence GTGACACATTCCCGACGGCAGCTTCTCCACCTTGCAGCAAGTGCTGCCGCGCTCGCTGCGCTGCCAGGGTTGTCGTGGGCTCATGCTTATCCGTCGCGGCCGGTGCGCATCATCGTCGGCTTTGCTGCCGGCGGCCCGAACGACATCCTCGCGCGTTTGATCGGCAATTGGCTGTCGGAACGGCTCGAACAGCCATTCGTCGTCGAGAACCGGCCCGGCGCCGGCAGCAATATCGCCACTGAGGCGGTCGTGCGTGCGCCTCCGGACGGTCACACGCTGCTCCTGGTCGGTACGCCAAACGCGATCAATGCGACGCTTTACGACAATCTCAACTTCAATTTCATCCGCGACATCGCACCGATTGCGGGCTTGGTCCGGGGTGCCCTTGTCATGGTGGTCCATCCCTCGGTTCCGGCCAAGACACTTCCCGAGTTCATCGCCTATGCCAAGGCTCACCCGGGCAAGCTCTCCTACGGTTCCGGCGGCGTCGGCGGGATCACGCACATCACCGCCGAGCAATTCAAGCAGGAGGCCGGCGGCCTCGACATTGTGCATGTACCCTATCGCGGCGTGGCGCCCGCGCTCACCGATCTGCTCGGCGGGCAGGTCCAGATACTCTTTACAAACCTCGCCCTGTTGATCGGATATATCGAGACCGGCAAGCTGCGCGCGCTCGCAATGACTACGGCGACACGCTCGGAGGCGCTGCCAGAGATCCCGGCCATCGGCGAGTTCGTCCCGGGCTATGAGGCAAGCTCGGTGTTTGGCCTCGGCGCGCCCAGGAACACGCCCACCGAGATCATCGACAAGCTCAGCAACGAGATCAACGCCGCGCTCGCCGATCCCGGGTTCAAGGCGCGACTTGCTCACCTGGACGGCACCGCGCTTGGCGGCTCGCCCGCCGATTTCGGCAAGCTCATCGCGGAGGAAACCGAAAAATGGCGCAAGGTGATCCGGCTGGCCAATATCAAGCCGGAATGA
- a CDS encoding cupin domain-containing protein, producing MTLNVASITLFGPVSASPRSRSVRPKRYRHYHTEAQDTFYVINGTIRVSTREPEEEVCLTVGMTYSVRPGRPHLVANAGAISAVFLVLQGMGEHDFVPLI from the coding sequence ATGACGTTGAACGTCGCGTCCATCACGCTGTTCGGCCCGGTTTCCGCATCGCCGAGATCCAGATCGGTCCGACCCAAACGATACCGGCATTACCACACGGAAGCGCAGGATACGTTCTACGTCATCAACGGAACGATACGTGTTTCTACGCGCGAGCCCGAAGAGGAGGTGTGCCTGACGGTCGGCATGACCTATTCCGTTCGTCCGGGACGTCCTCACCTTGTCGCTAACGCCGGTGCCATCTCAGCCGTCTTTCTGGTCCTGCAGGGAATGGGCGAGCACGATTTTGTCCCGCTCATCTGA
- a CDS encoding MASE1 domain-containing protein, translating to MERASFAKARIFAFGDARSVAIYAVEILVVAAIYAGLAESARLLPAINPAATPLWPPTGLALALVLLRGYRIWPAILVGALSPYLMADRSLLEIGAAGIGSLLAACAGTWLIGRWSNGRQTFATPSGVAKFAIICFAPTTIISSAIALAGFTLANESSFSDSVVAGLTWWLADAAGALVIAPVIVLWATMPLRMASKWTLLEWITVAALAGIIGLAAYSPLIGSDLVSNGLDVLLPHRSLLGFLVLLPLIWAGLRGDRCTVATAALIFIGTAVWGFSVGNDPFSKIDPNGALLSLFVLSIIVSAPPLALAAASATRQAREAHLLSVQDQLNSQLERKALALDNIRRHFQTLIEGVVDYAIFALDREGHVTSWNSTAQKIIGYTSEEIIGKHFGIFYRPDERRAGSPTHALESAIESGKYDVEGWRIRKNGTPFFITGSVSSSRDDAGNLIGFISILRDATERRDAEEKLVQAREQLAMSQKMEAIGKLTGGIAHDFNNLLMIIGGSAQIFQRLLDPKLPKAIEAIQTAAKRGESLTRQLLTFSRHQHLSPTVVDLNASIKNMRTMIESSLRGNIVYNENVGDGVSPVKVDLAELELAIVNIAVNARDAMTSGGTFTLSVHAVTANQETGGDRRGKAFFAITLGDTGTGIPPNLLSKMFDPFFTTKEVGKGTGLGLSQVYGFAHQAGGTVTADSKVGQGTTITIYLPSCVDEQITSKELAAARARPRQPPRQTVLVVDDSPEVADVTSSLFEHLGYETIYRDSAEAALKLLDTGTKIDLVFSDIVMPGTIDGVGLAREVRSRYPGLPIALTTGYSDAAKAAPPSLRILRKPFDTEALRDFIQDLAPPRSARSSGVSLASSTTDAVRRS from the coding sequence ATGGAAAGGGCAAGCTTCGCCAAGGCCAGGATTTTCGCTTTTGGCGACGCTCGGAGCGTTGCGATCTACGCGGTCGAAATCCTGGTAGTTGCCGCGATTTATGCTGGCCTTGCCGAATCCGCGCGATTGCTTCCCGCAATAAATCCAGCCGCGACACCGCTATGGCCACCAACCGGGCTTGCGCTCGCGCTGGTCCTGCTGCGCGGCTACCGGATCTGGCCCGCGATCCTGGTAGGGGCTCTCTCACCTTACCTCATGGCCGACCGATCGCTCCTGGAGATCGGCGCCGCCGGGATCGGCAGCCTCCTTGCCGCATGTGCCGGGACATGGCTGATCGGCCGCTGGTCGAACGGTCGGCAGACGTTTGCCACACCATCCGGTGTCGCAAAGTTTGCAATCATTTGCTTTGCGCCGACCACGATCATCAGTTCAGCCATCGCCTTGGCCGGATTCACGCTCGCCAACGAATCGAGCTTCTCCGATTCCGTCGTCGCCGGGTTGACTTGGTGGCTCGCGGACGCTGCCGGGGCCCTGGTGATTGCTCCGGTCATCGTGCTCTGGGCGACGATGCCCCTACGCATGGCTTCCAAATGGACTCTGTTGGAATGGATCACGGTCGCTGCCCTCGCTGGTATCATCGGGCTCGCTGCTTACAGTCCGCTGATCGGTAGCGATCTCGTCAGCAACGGCCTCGACGTGTTGCTGCCGCATCGGAGCCTTCTGGGCTTTCTGGTTCTGCTGCCCTTGATCTGGGCCGGTCTGCGCGGCGATCGATGCACCGTGGCGACGGCCGCGTTGATTTTCATCGGAACGGCCGTGTGGGGGTTCTCGGTGGGGAACGATCCATTTTCGAAAATCGATCCGAACGGGGCGCTGTTATCCTTGTTCGTGCTTTCGATCATCGTGTCGGCGCCTCCGCTTGCCCTGGCCGCGGCAAGCGCGACGCGTCAGGCCAGGGAAGCCCATTTGCTTTCCGTCCAGGACCAGCTGAACAGTCAGCTTGAACGGAAAGCTTTGGCGCTCGACAACATTCGTCGGCACTTCCAGACCCTTATCGAAGGCGTTGTCGACTATGCAATCTTTGCGCTTGATCGAGAAGGACACGTGACGAGCTGGAATAGCACCGCTCAAAAGATCATCGGCTACACCTCGGAAGAAATCATAGGCAAGCACTTCGGGATATTCTATCGGCCGGATGAACGCCGCGCGGGTTCACCGACACATGCGCTGGAGTCGGCAATCGAAAGCGGCAAGTACGACGTAGAGGGTTGGCGTATCAGAAAGAATGGTACGCCGTTTTTCATCACAGGCTCAGTCTCTTCGAGCCGTGATGACGCAGGAAATCTGATCGGTTTTATCAGTATCCTGCGCGACGCGACGGAGCGGCGCGACGCGGAGGAGAAGCTGGTCCAGGCGCGCGAACAGCTCGCGATGTCTCAGAAGATGGAGGCAATCGGCAAGCTGACCGGCGGGATCGCGCACGACTTCAACAATTTATTGATGATCATCGGAGGCAGTGCCCAGATATTTCAACGCCTGCTTGATCCAAAACTGCCAAAGGCCATCGAAGCCATACAAACCGCGGCCAAACGCGGCGAAAGTCTCACGCGCCAATTGTTGACATTCTCTCGTCACCAGCATCTCAGCCCGACGGTCGTTGATCTGAATGCGTCCATCAAGAACATGCGGACCATGATTGAGAGCTCGCTGCGCGGGAACATCGTGTACAACGAGAACGTTGGCGACGGCGTTTCACCGGTCAAGGTTGACCTCGCCGAGCTGGAGCTTGCGATCGTCAACATCGCCGTCAATGCGCGAGATGCAATGACAAGCGGCGGCACATTCACGTTGTCCGTCCACGCGGTCACCGCAAATCAGGAAACCGGCGGCGATCGCCGTGGGAAGGCCTTCTTTGCGATCACACTTGGCGATACCGGCACTGGTATTCCGCCAAATCTTCTGTCCAAGATGTTCGATCCGTTTTTCACGACCAAGGAGGTCGGCAAAGGGACCGGGCTCGGCTTGTCCCAGGTTTATGGTTTTGCGCACCAGGCGGGCGGAACCGTGACGGCGGATAGCAAGGTCGGACAGGGAACAACAATTACAATCTATCTGCCGTCCTGTGTGGACGAGCAGATCACCAGCAAAGAGCTCGCCGCTGCCCGGGCAAGACCAAGGCAGCCGCCGCGGCAGACGGTTCTCGTGGTCGACGACAGCCCCGAAGTGGCGGATGTGACATCATCGCTGTTCGAGCATCTGGGTTATGAAACCATCTACCGAGACTCGGCCGAAGCGGCATTGAAACTGCTCGATACCGGTACGAAGATCGATCTCGTCTTCAGCGATATCGTCATGCCAGGGACAATCGATGGCGTCGGGCTCGCGAGGGAAGTTCGGTCGCGGTACCCCGGTTTGCCCATAGCCCTCACAACCGGTTACAGCGATGCCGCAAAAGCAGCTCCGCCAAGCCTGAGAATACTCCGCAAGCCGTTCGATACCGAGGCGCTGAGAGACTTTATCCAGGATCTTGCGCCGCCGAGATCAGCGCGATCATCCGGCGTATCCTTGGCGTCAAGCACGACCGACGCTGTGCGCAGAAGTTGA
- a CDS encoding lipocalin-like domain-containing protein, which produces MNLRVALAACAIAAFGSFMMTFDALGQTSFKEQLVGTWTLLSWEQKKSDGTKVERYGTSPRGIAFFDAGGRYIITVMRPDRAKYASNALWQGTPEENKETADGTITYFGTYSINEADSSIAINVEGSSFPNWNGTDQKRFVAIAGDRLTLTVRPPAGDVVDVIWKRAE; this is translated from the coding sequence ATGAATTTGCGAGTGGCTCTTGCCGCATGCGCCATTGCGGCTTTTGGATCGTTCATGATGACATTCGACGCGCTGGGCCAGACATCGTTCAAAGAGCAATTGGTGGGCACTTGGACGCTGCTTTCGTGGGAGCAGAAGAAAAGCGACGGCACCAAGGTCGAGCGTTATGGGACCAGCCCGAGGGGCATCGCCTTCTTTGATGCGGGTGGGCGCTACATCATCACGGTGATGCGACCAGATCGAGCCAAATACGCGAGCAATGCCTTGTGGCAAGGCACCCCTGAGGAAAACAAAGAAACGGCCGACGGCACGATAACCTACTTCGGAACGTATTCAATAAACGAGGCAGATAGCAGCATCGCAATCAACGTCGAAGGCAGTTCCTTTCCAAACTGGAATGGCACCGATCAGAAGCGCTTCGTTGCGATTGCGGGAGACCGACTGACGCTGACCGTTCGTCCTCCGGCTGGAGACGTAGTCGACGTGATTTGGAAGCGAGCGGAGTAA
- a CDS encoding helix-turn-helix transcriptional regulator, producing MLVPIVVNLDVMLAKRKRRLGDLAEAIGISIQNLSILKTGKAKAMRFSTLSAICRELDCRPGDILEYVPGDEGEAEGGEGG from the coding sequence ATGCTGGTGCCCATCGTGGTGAACCTCGATGTCATGCTCGCAAAGCGCAAGCGCCGCCTCGGAGACCTCGCGGAGGCGATCGGCATCTCGATCCAGAACCTGTCGATCCTGAAAACCGGCAAGGCGAAGGCGATGCGCTTCTCGACGCTGTCGGCGATCTGCCGCGAACTGGACTGTCGGCCGGGCGACATTCTGGAATATGTGCCGGGCGATGAGGGTGAGGCCGAAGGCGGCGAGGGCGGCTGA
- a CDS encoding DUF2975 domain-containing protein, with the protein MRKSVREQRQLWFRRLDRAFWVIWAALPVVLWLAYYRTTTAAGAIAESLTGEQAKCAAIVADPLAMSAKGQMLFWALFALGVSFYAVLIGILHRMVNRFANGRIFVSETLQGVWWMGIFLVVWPFVDTITTNAVAYALYKLGDIKFFLPSYGVDVGTIAGGVFLMALKFVIEHAILLQSENELTI; encoded by the coding sequence ATGAGGAAATCGGTTCGCGAGCAGCGCCAGCTTTGGTTTCGCCGGCTCGATCGGGCTTTCTGGGTGATCTGGGCCGCGCTGCCGGTCGTGCTGTGGCTGGCCTATTACCGCACCACGACTGCCGCGGGCGCGATCGCCGAAAGCCTCACCGGCGAGCAGGCGAAATGCGCGGCCATCGTCGCCGACCCGCTCGCCATGTCGGCCAAGGGGCAGATGCTGTTCTGGGCGCTGTTCGCGCTTGGGGTATCGTTTTATGCCGTGCTGATCGGCATCCTTCATCGCATGGTGAACCGATTCGCCAACGGGCGAATCTTCGTGTCGGAAACCTTGCAGGGTGTGTGGTGGATGGGGATCTTCCTGGTGGTCTGGCCGTTTGTCGATACGATCACCACCAACGCGGTCGCCTATGCCTTGTACAAGCTCGGCGACATCAAGTTCTTCCTGCCGAGCTACGGCGTCGACGTCGGCACCATCGCAGGCGGCGTTTTCCTGATGGCGCTGAAGTTCGTCATCGAGCACGCCATCCTGCTGCAGTCCGAAAACGAGCTCACGATCTGA
- a CDS encoding DUF2147 domain-containing protein: MMTLPPDIDGLASAMKQLIRAHLTRRLIVAAFHIPLLGSAADAAKANDKANDPAGVWLTQSGDARIKVQRCGSALCGRVVWLKEPTDKATGKPQRDDKNADPAQRTRPVIGISLFINMQPAGPNKWAGRIYNADDGKTYESSVTLVSSGTLNVRGCMGTLCAGEDWTR, translated from the coding sequence ATGATGACGTTACCCCCAGATATTGACGGCCTTGCCAGCGCCATGAAACAGCTGATCCGCGCTCACCTCACGCGCCGCCTGATCGTGGCAGCGTTCCACATTCCGCTGCTCGGCAGCGCCGCCGATGCCGCCAAAGCCAATGACAAGGCCAACGATCCGGCCGGCGTCTGGCTGACCCAGTCCGGTGACGCCAGGATCAAGGTCCAGCGCTGCGGCAGCGCGCTATGCGGTCGCGTCGTCTGGCTGAAGGAGCCGACCGACAAGGCCACCGGCAAGCCGCAGCGCGACGACAAGAATGCCGATCCCGCGCAGCGGACCCGGCCGGTGATAGGCATCTCGCTGTTCATCAACATGCAGCCCGCAGGCCCGAACAAATGGGCCGGCAGGATCTACAACGCCGATGACGGCAAGACCTATGAGAGCTCGGTGACGCTGGTGTCGTCGGGCACGCTGAACGTTCGCGGCTGCATGGGAACGCTGTGCGCGGGCGAAGACTGGACGCGGTGA